The Nitriliruptor alkaliphilus DSM 45188 genome includes a region encoding these proteins:
- a CDS encoding LuxR C-terminal-related transcriptional regulator has product MGADTGERETAEAEPDPAPARRPTVGDGARGTRARVLGPLALENERGPLRLPSDGRVRALLEHLLLRPNETHSVTALSEHLWPGQTVDVGVAAGRLQTTVSRLRRLLDPQHQVAAATSLTVVTDRGGYRLHATPDTLDRLAFEAAAAAALDGSGRGQPAQALALWQGEPYTGFTMRREVQTQRRRLDALRRRLLEARRVLPGADLERQLLRAKLQQPRSEGPGIVTRRRLLAATPDASGVDVLAVSAPAGYGKSTFVAQWVRSQGIPVAWVNLDEDDDDPSRFWSSVVHALAAAGIPIPGGVPRDERGSDLPPARLPSVIASVIGEVDSPLVLVLDDLHRLGHPTLIAQLDGFVAALPASATLAYTSRRALPPRLGRFAVAGRARVVTAAELRFDLAEVAELLEASGTCTTDDDIRQVHERSEGWPVAVRLSRPAEDHPADQVPTALARYIVDEVVADLPTDVATFVLGTAHLDRFSRPLCDAVMKRRDAGEILAWLRRHEWFVVEDAIEPGWYRYHGLIAAELRRHARTGGAVDRQALDRRAARWLSTHGRGRDALDHAVRGRDRETVAAIAGDLLVAAAQRGEFLVARSWLERLDHEDLAHVPGTHAVAVVLAAVLADQSTRLRWVRSHRRAGGAVEDVVATFARALDSLREGRSTEAVASLDRVLRDARSSVDVLGPDLSGLLVSSALSNQVLARLLQDTLRHDDELFARAVTLSRPTAPQIAGWIHSYWALAAYIDGDVEMAASLAAEFHAGRRALDAWADATFESSVIGALIVSSRTADPATHRRLAAGLEPEVRWMEAQGWATQVAVARLVAACLYRRAGASVEAAVHAGRADVLLRTFEDAPFLHRLREHLSGATRTPSAPTPVPGVLDTLTDRERTVLGLLATDRSLGQIATALHISPHTVRSHTAAIYRKLGVHSRHEAILAVRAFDDL; this is encoded by the coding sequence GTGGGCGCTGACACGGGGGAGCGCGAGACCGCGGAGGCCGAACCGGACCCGGCACCGGCGCGCCGGCCGACCGTGGGTGACGGGGCGCGTGGGACGCGTGCCCGAGTCCTCGGTCCACTCGCCCTCGAGAACGAGCGGGGGCCCCTCCGTCTGCCCAGCGACGGCCGCGTTCGGGCCCTGCTCGAGCACCTGTTGCTGCGGCCGAACGAGACCCACAGCGTCACGGCGCTGTCCGAGCACCTCTGGCCTGGTCAGACGGTGGACGTCGGCGTCGCAGCCGGTCGGCTGCAGACCACGGTCAGCCGGCTGCGCCGGTTGCTCGACCCGCAGCACCAGGTTGCGGCCGCGACGTCGCTGACCGTGGTGACCGACCGCGGCGGGTACCGGCTCCACGCCACGCCGGACACCCTGGACCGACTGGCGTTCGAAGCGGCTGCCGCTGCCGCGCTCGATGGCAGCGGCCGCGGTCAGCCTGCCCAAGCCCTCGCGCTGTGGCAGGGCGAGCCGTACACGGGTTTCACCATGCGTCGCGAGGTCCAGACCCAGCGGCGGCGTCTCGACGCTCTCCGCCGCCGCCTGCTCGAGGCACGGCGGGTGCTCCCTGGCGCCGACCTCGAGCGCCAGCTCCTGCGAGCCAAGCTGCAGCAGCCGCGTTCGGAGGGTCCCGGGATCGTCACCAGACGGCGTCTCCTCGCGGCCACCCCGGACGCCAGCGGCGTCGACGTCCTCGCGGTGAGTGCTCCGGCCGGCTACGGCAAGTCGACGTTCGTCGCGCAGTGGGTCCGCAGCCAAGGCATCCCCGTCGCCTGGGTGAACCTCGACGAGGACGACGATGATCCGTCGCGGTTCTGGAGCTCGGTGGTGCATGCGCTCGCCGCGGCGGGCATCCCCATCCCGGGGGGCGTCCCGCGAGACGAGCGCGGATCCGACCTGCCGCCAGCCCGTCTGCCGAGCGTCATCGCGTCCGTCATCGGCGAGGTCGACTCGCCCCTCGTGCTCGTGCTCGATGACCTCCACCGGCTCGGCCATCCGACGCTCATCGCCCAGCTCGACGGCTTCGTCGCGGCCCTTCCGGCGTCCGCGACGCTGGCGTACACCTCGCGGCGCGCGTTGCCTCCTCGCCTCGGGCGTTTCGCCGTGGCAGGGCGGGCACGCGTGGTGACGGCCGCCGAGCTGCGGTTCGACCTGGCCGAGGTCGCCGAACTGCTCGAGGCTTCCGGCACCTGCACCACCGACGACGACATCCGCCAGGTGCACGAACGTAGCGAGGGGTGGCCGGTCGCCGTTCGGCTGTCGCGCCCGGCAGAGGACCACCCTGCCGATCAGGTGCCCACGGCCCTGGCGCGGTACATCGTCGACGAGGTCGTGGCGGACCTACCGACCGACGTCGCCACGTTCGTGCTCGGAACCGCGCACCTCGATCGCTTCTCCCGTCCACTCTGCGACGCCGTCATGAAGCGGCGCGATGCCGGCGAGATCCTGGCCTGGCTCAGGCGTCACGAGTGGTTCGTCGTGGAGGACGCGATCGAGCCTGGCTGGTACCGATACCACGGCCTGATCGCCGCCGAACTGCGTCGCCACGCCAGGACAGGAGGCGCCGTCGATCGGCAGGCCCTCGACCGTCGCGCCGCACGCTGGCTGAGCACCCATGGCCGCGGAAGGGACGCCCTCGATCACGCCGTCCGCGGTCGCGACCGCGAGACGGTCGCGGCGATCGCAGGCGACCTCCTCGTTGCCGCGGCCCAGCGCGGTGAGTTCCTGGTGGCCCGCTCGTGGCTCGAACGGCTCGACCACGAGGATCTGGCCCACGTCCCGGGAACACACGCCGTCGCCGTCGTGCTCGCGGCCGTGCTGGCGGACCAGTCGACGCGGTTGCGCTGGGTCCGCAGCCACCGGCGCGCCGGCGGTGCCGTCGAGGACGTCGTGGCGACCTTCGCCCGGGCGCTCGACAGCTTGCGCGAGGGACGCTCGACGGAGGCGGTGGCGTCGCTCGACCGGGTCCTCCGCGACGCGCGCTCGTCCGTCGACGTGCTCGGCCCCGACCTCTCCGGTCTCCTGGTCAGCAGTGCCCTGTCGAACCAGGTGCTGGCCCGTCTGTTGCAGGACACCCTCCGTCACGACGACGAACTGTTCGCACGTGCCGTGACGCTCAGCCGGCCCACCGCGCCCCAGATCGCCGGTTGGATCCACTCGTACTGGGCCCTGGCGGCGTACATCGACGGGGACGTCGAGATGGCGGCATCCCTCGCGGCCGAGTTCCATGCCGGACGGCGCGCGCTCGATGCCTGGGCGGATGCGACCTTCGAGAGCTCGGTCATCGGAGCGCTGATCGTCTCGAGCCGCACCGCTGATCCTGCGACGCATCGGCGTCTGGCGGCCGGCCTCGAGCCCGAGGTCCGGTGGATGGAGGCACAGGGGTGGGCGACCCAGGTCGCGGTGGCCCGGCTCGTCGCCGCGTGCCTCTACCGGCGCGCCGGAGCGAGCGTCGAGGCAGCCGTGCACGCGGGTCGAGCAGACGTCCTGCTCCGCACCTTCGAGGACGCGCCCTTCCTGCACCGCCTCCGCGAGCACCTGAGTGGTGCGACCCGGACCCCCTCGGCGCCGACCCCGGTCCCCGGTGTGCTGGACACGCTGACCGATCGTGAGCGGACGGTGCTGGGCCTCCTCGCCACCGACCGTTCGCTGGGGCAGATCGCGACCGCGCTCCACATCAGCCCACACACCGTCCGCAGCCACACGGCCGCGATCTACCGCAAGCTCGGTGTCCACAGCCGTCACGAGGCGATCCTCGCGGTACGAGCCTTCGACGATCTCTGA
- a CDS encoding helix-turn-helix transcriptional regulator has translation MTTSDGCSCPAGTPDDCTLPVVPADRAARSTDPAAALGARALELVTSTLGLDAAGWLVLDRRGRLTLAVTHEPAPWPRPADLALRTYAHRFRGVDPFCATDRTGGVRPVVTDTTVTGHLEFERLPYFQRWMAPLGLAHMASLNLSLDGRLVAQLWAGRSRGRGGFTTADTAILQRLHALLQAMLPFLPDALTATWVLEGAGLTPRELDVARVAATGATNNEIARALHIAPGTVRTHLHHVFEKLGVNSRAQLVRLGEQLTPAAPVAPRARGSSGDAPSPDAPVP, from the coding sequence GTGACCACGTCGGACGGCTGTTCGTGTCCGGCGGGCACCCCCGACGACTGCACGCTTCCGGTCGTCCCGGCGGACCGGGCTGCTCGATCGACCGATCCGGCCGCGGCGCTCGGGGCGCGCGCACTCGAGCTGGTCACCTCGACGCTGGGTCTCGACGCCGCGGGCTGGCTCGTCCTGGATCGTCGCGGCAGACTCACGCTCGCGGTCACCCACGAACCCGCGCCGTGGCCCCGGCCCGCCGACCTGGCTCTTCGGACCTACGCACACCGCTTCCGGGGGGTGGATCCCTTCTGCGCGACCGACCGCACGGGCGGGGTCCGCCCGGTCGTGACGGACACGACGGTCACCGGCCACCTCGAGTTCGAACGCCTGCCGTACTTCCAGCGGTGGATGGCCCCCCTCGGGCTGGCGCACATGGCATCGTTGAACCTGTCGCTGGACGGTCGGCTGGTCGCCCAGCTCTGGGCTGGCCGCAGCCGCGGTCGCGGTGGCTTCACGACGGCCGACACGGCCATCCTGCAGCGGCTCCATGCACTCCTGCAGGCGATGCTTCCGTTCCTGCCGGACGCGCTGACGGCGACGTGGGTGCTCGAGGGAGCGGGGCTGACGCCGCGCGAACTCGACGTGGCTCGTGTGGCCGCCACCGGCGCGACCAACAACGAGATCGCGCGAGCGCTCCACATCGCACCCGGCACCGTCCGCACCCACCTCCACCACGTCTTCGAGAAGCTGGGCGTCAACAGCCGCGCCCAGCTCGTACGCCTGGGTGAGCAGTTGACGCCCGCCGCGCCGGTCGCGCCGCGAGCGCGAGGATCCTCCGGCGACGCCCCCTCGCCCGACGCTCCCGTCCCGTGA
- the uvrA gene encoding excinuclease ABC subunit UvrA, with translation MAASPRRSAVRDRIVVRGAREHNLKDVDLDIPRDALVVFTGLSGSGKSSLAFDTIYAEGQRRYVESLSAYARQFLGQMDKPDVDFIEGLSPAISIDQKSTSRNPRSTVGTITEIYDYLRLLYARIGQPHCPNCSRPIARQTAEQIVDQVHELPAGTRFQVLAPVVRDRKGEHAALFQQLSTAGYARVRVDGEVYPIDEVPKLAKTYKHTIEVVVDRLVQKEDMRRRLADSIETALQLADGVAMIEVVPSREAVERAEAEGLPAAEAETLIFSEHLACAHCSLSYEQLAPRSFSFNSPYGACETCSGLGTQLTVDPELVLGDPDLSVEEGVVLPWGTGQQSNYYRQLLRATVQHAGGDASAPWGELSADVQDAVLHGLPDRVHVSYTNRYGRKRSYKAKVEGVIPSLLRRHAETESSHVREQVEQYMREVPCPKCHGKRLKPIVLGVTIGGTSIAELTSMSVAEADAFVTGLELSDRDALIGARVVKEIRARLTFLLDVGLDYLTLDRPAGSLSGGEAQRIRLATQIGAGLVGVLYVLDEPSIGLHQRDNERLIETLIRLRDLGNTLIVVEHDEATIDAADHVVDIGPGAGVRGGEIVHSGSVEGLKRLKRKSLTGAYLSGERSIPIPGERRSGDGRSLSVRGAIEHNLRDLDVDLPIGTFTCVTGVSGSGKSTLVNDILSRALMRHVYGSRELPGRHVRIEGLEEVDKVVVVDQSPIGRTPRSNPATYTGVFDHVRKLYASTQEAKVRGYMPGRFSFNVKGGRCESCRGDGTLKIEMHFLPDVYVPCEVCKGRRYNRETLEVHYKGKTIAEVLQLSIEEALEFFANIPAIAGHMQTLVDVGLGYVRLGQPATTLSGGEAQRVKLASELRKRATGQTVYILDEPTTGLHFEDVRRLLEVLHRLVDKGNTVIVIEHNLDVIKTADHLLDLGPEGGNGGGMIVAQGTPEEVAATAGSYTGKFLADVLGRR, from the coding sequence GTGGCCGCCAGCCCCCGTCGTAGCGCCGTCCGCGACCGGATCGTCGTGCGCGGTGCGCGTGAGCACAACCTCAAGGACGTCGACCTCGACATCCCCCGCGACGCCCTGGTGGTGTTCACCGGCCTGTCGGGATCGGGCAAGTCCAGCCTCGCCTTCGACACCATCTACGCCGAGGGACAGCGTCGCTACGTCGAGTCGCTGTCGGCCTACGCCCGCCAGTTCCTCGGGCAGATGGACAAGCCGGACGTCGACTTCATCGAGGGGCTGTCGCCGGCGATCTCGATCGACCAGAAGTCGACCTCACGCAACCCGCGGTCGACGGTCGGCACCATCACCGAGATCTACGACTACCTGCGCCTGCTGTACGCCCGTATCGGTCAGCCGCACTGCCCCAACTGCAGCCGCCCGATCGCCCGCCAGACCGCCGAGCAGATCGTCGACCAGGTCCACGAGTTGCCGGCCGGCACCCGGTTCCAGGTCCTGGCGCCCGTGGTCCGCGACCGCAAGGGCGAGCACGCCGCCCTGTTCCAGCAGCTGTCGACCGCCGGGTACGCCCGCGTCCGGGTCGACGGCGAGGTGTACCCGATCGACGAGGTGCCCAAGCTCGCCAAGACCTACAAGCACACCATCGAGGTGGTGGTCGACCGGCTGGTCCAGAAGGAGGACATGCGTCGCCGGCTCGCGGACTCGATCGAGACCGCGCTCCAGCTCGCCGACGGCGTCGCGATGATCGAGGTCGTGCCCTCGCGCGAGGCGGTCGAGCGCGCCGAGGCGGAGGGACTCCCCGCGGCCGAGGCCGAGACGCTGATCTTCTCCGAGCACCTCGCCTGCGCTCACTGCAGCCTGTCGTACGAGCAGCTCGCCCCGCGCAGCTTCTCGTTCAACTCGCCGTACGGGGCGTGCGAGACCTGCAGCGGCCTCGGCACGCAGCTCACCGTCGACCCCGAGCTCGTCCTCGGCGACCCCGACCTGTCGGTCGAGGAGGGCGTGGTCCTGCCGTGGGGGACCGGCCAGCAGTCCAACTACTACCGCCAACTGCTGCGCGCCACCGTCCAGCACGCCGGCGGCGACGCGTCCGCGCCGTGGGGCGAGCTGAGCGCCGACGTGCAGGACGCGGTGCTGCACGGCCTGCCCGACCGCGTCCACGTCAGCTACACCAACCGGTACGGCCGCAAGCGGTCGTACAAGGCCAAGGTCGAGGGCGTGATCCCCTCGCTCCTGCGGCGCCACGCCGAGACCGAGTCCTCGCACGTGCGTGAGCAGGTCGAGCAGTACATGCGTGAGGTGCCTTGCCCCAAGTGCCACGGCAAGCGCCTCAAGCCCATCGTGCTCGGCGTCACCATCGGCGGCACCTCCATCGCCGAGCTGACCAGCATGTCGGTGGCCGAGGCGGACGCCTTCGTCACCGGTCTCGAGCTGTCCGACCGTGACGCGCTGATCGGCGCCCGGGTGGTCAAGGAGATCCGCGCCCGGCTGACCTTTCTGCTCGACGTGGGTCTGGACTACCTGACCCTGGACCGCCCGGCCGGCTCGCTGTCGGGTGGCGAGGCCCAGCGGATCCGGCTCGCGACCCAGATCGGTGCGGGCCTCGTCGGCGTCCTCTACGTGCTCGACGAGCCGTCGATCGGGCTGCACCAGCGCGACAACGAGCGGCTGATCGAGACCCTCATCCGGCTGCGTGACCTCGGCAACACCCTCATCGTGGTCGAGCACGACGAGGCCACCATCGACGCGGCCGACCACGTGGTCGACATCGGCCCCGGTGCCGGCGTGCGCGGGGGCGAGATCGTGCACTCCGGCTCGGTCGAGGGGCTGAAGCGCCTCAAGCGCAAGTCGCTGACCGGTGCGTACCTGTCGGGCGAGCGCAGCATCCCGATCCCGGGGGAGCGGCGGTCCGGCGACGGTCGCAGCCTGTCGGTCCGTGGGGCGATCGAGCACAACCTGCGTGACCTCGACGTCGACCTGCCGATCGGCACCTTCACCTGCGTGACGGGCGTGTCGGGGTCGGGCAAGTCCACCCTGGTCAACGACATCCTGTCGCGGGCGCTGATGCGCCACGTCTACGGCTCGCGTGAGCTGCCCGGCCGGCACGTGCGCATCGAGGGCCTCGAGGAGGTCGACAAGGTCGTCGTCGTCGACCAGTCGCCCATCGGTCGCACGCCGCGCTCCAACCCGGCGACCTACACCGGGGTGTTCGACCACGTCCGCAAGCTCTACGCGAGCACCCAGGAGGCCAAGGTCCGCGGCTACATGCCGGGGCGCTTCTCCTTCAACGTCAAGGGCGGCCGCTGCGAGTCGTGCCGCGGTGACGGCACGCTCAAGATCGAGATGCACTTCCTGCCCGACGTGTACGTGCCGTGCGAGGTCTGCAAGGGGCGGCGCTACAACCGCGAGACCCTCGAGGTGCACTACAAGGGCAAGACCATCGCCGAGGTGCTCCAGCTGTCCATCGAAGAGGCGCTGGAGTTCTTCGCCAACATCCCCGCCATCGCCGGCCACATGCAGACCCTCGTCGACGTCGGCCTCGGCTACGTCCGCCTCGGCCAGCCGGCGACGACCCTGTCGGGCGGCGAGGCTCAGCGGGTCAAGCTCGCCTCCGAGCTGCGCAAGCGCGCGACCGGCCAGACGGTCTACATCCTCGACGAGCCGACGACCGGTCTGCACTTCGAGGACGTCCGGCGTCTGCTCGAGGTGCTGCACCGCCTGGTCGACAAGGGCAACACGGTGATCGTCATCGAGCACAACCTCGACGTGATCAAGACCGCCGACCACCTGCTCGACCTCGGTCCCGAGGGCGGGAACGGCGGCGGGATGATCGTGGCCCAGGGCACCCCCGAGGAGGTGGCGGCCACGGCCGGCAGCTACACCGGCAAGTTCCTGGCCGACGTGCTCGGTCGGAGGTAG
- a CDS encoding 2-hydroxyacid dehydrogenase has product MRIAVFSSRGYDRRFLDEANARHGHELTHLEARLDATTAQLAEGFEAVCAFVNDRLDADVMSQLAAGGTRLLTLRSAGYNHVDLAAAREHGLTVTRVPAYSPYAVAEHTVALMLAVERQIPRAANRVRDGNFSLEGLLGFDLRNKRIGIVGTGRIGQIVARIMRGFGCSIRAYDPVRNEDVRDLGVRYEDLDTLLAECDVITLHCPLTPDTHHLIDEDALRKVKPGVMIVNTSRGALIDTPAAIQALKDGRIGHLALDVYEEEGDLFFEDLSDTGIQDDVFARLLTFPNVLITAHQAFFTEEALRNIAETTLGNATAFAEGRPSGNELEFASVRG; this is encoded by the coding sequence GTGCGCATCGCCGTGTTCAGCTCACGCGGGTACGACCGTCGCTTCCTCGACGAGGCCAACGCCCGTCACGGGCACGAACTGACCCACCTCGAGGCCCGCCTGGACGCCACCACCGCACAGCTCGCGGAGGGGTTCGAGGCGGTGTGCGCCTTCGTCAACGACCGGCTCGACGCCGACGTGATGTCCCAGCTGGCGGCTGGCGGGACACGGCTGCTGACCCTGCGATCGGCGGGCTACAACCACGTCGACCTCGCGGCCGCACGCGAACACGGGCTGACGGTCACCCGGGTCCCGGCCTACTCGCCCTACGCCGTCGCCGAGCACACGGTCGCGCTGATGCTCGCCGTGGAACGCCAGATCCCGCGCGCGGCCAACCGCGTCCGCGACGGCAACTTCTCGCTCGAGGGGCTGCTCGGCTTCGACCTGCGCAACAAGCGCATCGGGATCGTCGGCACGGGCAGGATCGGGCAGATCGTTGCCCGGATCATGCGCGGCTTCGGGTGCTCCATCCGCGCCTATGACCCGGTGCGCAACGAGGACGTCCGCGACCTCGGCGTCCGCTACGAGGACCTCGACACCCTGCTGGCCGAGTGCGACGTCATCACCCTGCACTGCCCGCTGACCCCCGACACCCACCACCTCATCGACGAGGACGCCCTCCGCAAGGTGAAGCCGGGCGTGATGATCGTCAACACCAGCCGCGGCGCCCTGATCGACACGCCCGCCGCCATCCAGGCCCTCAAGGACGGCCGCATCGGCCACCTCGCCCTCGACGTGTACGAGGAGGAGGGGGACCTGTTCTTCGAGGACCTGTCGGACACCGGCATCCAGGACGACGTGTTCGCCCGGCTGCTGACCTTCCCCAACGTGCTGATCACCGCGCACCAGGCGTTCTTCACCGAGGAGGCGCTGCGCAACATCGCCGAGACCACGCTCGGTAACGCCACCGCGTTCGCTGAGGGACGGCCGAGCGGCAACGAGCTCGAGTTCGCCAGCGTGCGCGGCTGA